The Puntigrus tetrazona isolate hp1 chromosome 3, ASM1883169v1, whole genome shotgun sequence genome contains a region encoding:
- the engase gene encoding cytosolic endo-beta-N-acetylglucosaminidase isoform X2 codes for MESVSSKEKDNMTSRKRKREGTSAKTEENSSESCLSQPSDQSVHEVITYEPSKLPAIHYDPDTTEPISCSLKSLEELLSWKRNEASPFNVATVPLASRHPPLNSCPRRTLVSHDMMGGYLEDRFIQGAEVEMPYAFYHWEYIDIFNYFSHQMVTIPPAVWTNAAHKHGVLSIGTFITEWTDGAKTCEAFLADEESYRAAADKLVQISHCYSFDGWLINIENTLSETAVKNTGPFLRYLTDQMHERVPGSVVIWYDSVLKNGSLNWQNELNDDNRMFFDACDGIFTNYNWTEQSLEWMKSYSAAQGRFAEIYVGVDVFARGKVVGGKFETNKALELIRKHEFSTAIFAPGWVYECHEKEDFRQNQDKFWNLLSDFVYIHRPSSSLPFISSFCQGFGKSLYWRGQVEMKRSWFNLHAQEIQPLYLSQDLNNDGWLRSRGCSDDAWIGGSSLMLEGMVPSGLSEVCARIFSLHVPLAPKTFVSFVYKPPAGVKISLELKTIDGPLCTFDGTEEIASSSVFPEALAEDNQLVEQFARNCGRWTLDGWATRCFLLKMNGCSLREVCIRVSRDEGNENVSFRCRIGEIMLLDAESLQSPLQSVKGICVNDVVWHTGALKGDGHTLKVFFNATLHWQYPTQQVRHFRIHWKHLRGPDPRNPPGPLTLIGRSYSNLYRVVELEVPAAPGLIELVVEPVSREGFRVPEAQWGRRTVSYSASSPESPST; via the exons ATGGAAAGTGTTTCTTCAAAAGAGAAAGATAACATGACATCCCGCAAACGAAAAAGGGAAGGGACGAGTGCTAAAACCGAGGAGAACAG CTCTGAGTCTTGCCTAAGTCAGCCGAGCGATCAAAGTGTTCATGAAGTCATAACTTACGAGCCATCTAAGTTGCCAG CAATCCACTATGATCCTGACACAACTGAGCCCATCAGCTGCAGTCTGAAATCTCTCGAGGAACTGTTGTCGTGGAAACGCAATGAAGCAAGTCCTTTTAATGTAGCCACTGTGCCTTTGGCTAGCAGGCATCCTCCACTGAACAGCTGCCCTAGACGGACATTGGTGTCCCATGACATGATGGGTGGCTACCTGGAGGACAG GTTCATTCAAGGTGCAGAGGTGGAGATGCCATATGCTTTCTATCACTGGGAGTATATCGACATCTTCAACTACTTCAGTCATCAGATGGTAACCATACCTCCTGCGGTTTGGACAAACGCAGCACATAAGCATGGGGTGCTCTCTATAG GCACGTTCATCACGGAGTGGACAGATGGAGCAAAGACGTGCGAGGCCTTCCTTGCAGATGAGGAGAGTTACCGCGCTGCTGCTGATAAGCTGGTTCAGATTTCCCACTGCTATAGCTTCGACGGCTGGCTCATTAACATAGAAAATACGCTGAGT GAGACTGCGGTGAAGAACACTGGACCCTTTCTCCGCTACCTCACAGACCAGATGCACGAGCGCGTTCCAGGCAGTGTGGTGATCTGGTATGACAGCGTGCTGAAAAACGGCTCGCTCAACTGGCAGAACGAACTCAATGATGACAACAG AATGTTTTTTGATGCCTGTGATGGAATATTTACTAACTACAACTGGACAGAGCAGAGTCTGGAGTGGATGAAGTCCTACTCTGCCGCTCAGGGCCGCTTTGCTGAAATCTATGTTGGTGTTGATGTGTTTGCGAGAGGGAAGGTGGTCGGAGGGAAATTTGAGACCAATAAG gCTCTGGAGCTTATTCGGAAGCATGAATTTTCAACAGCAATATTTGCTCCTGGGTGGGTGTATGAGTGCCATGAAAAGGAAGATTTCCGCCAAAATCAGGACAA GTTTTGGAATTTGCTGTCTGATTTCGTTTATATCCACCGGCCCTCGTCCAGTCTTCCCTTCATCTCTTCATTCTGTCAGGGCTTTGGAAAGAGCCTGTACTGGCGTGGACAG GTGGAGATGAAGAGAAGCTGGTTTAATCTGCACGCTCAGGAGATCCAGCCTTTGTACCTTTCTCAGGACCTGAACAATGATGGCTGGCTGAGAAGTCGTGGCTGCTCGGACGACGCTTGGATCGGTGGCAGCTCTCTGATGCTGGAGGGCATGGTTCCATCTGGACTTTCTGAAGTCTGTGCAAG GATATTTTCTCTCCATGTTCCCTTGGCCCCCAAGACGTTTGTTTCTTTTGTCTACAAGCCACCAGCGGGGGTTAAGATATCCTTGGAGCTCAAAACGATAGATGGTCCCCTGTGCACATTCGATGGGACGGAGGAAATAGCAT CTAGCAGTGTGTTTCCAGAAGCGTTAGCAGAGGATAATCAGTTGGTTGAGCAGTTTGCGCGGAATTGTGGCCGTTGGACATTGGATGGCTGGGCTACCAG ATGTTTCCTGTTGAAAATGAATGGCTGCTCACTGCGAGAAGTTTGTATTCGTGTTTCCCGAGATGAAGGCAATGAAAATGTTTCCTTCAGGTGCAGGATTGGAGAGATTATG ctGTTAGATGCAGAGAGTCTCCAATCACCCCTGCAGTCAGTCAAAGGCATCTGTGTGAATGATGTGGTGTGGCACACAGGTGCTTTGAAGGGAGACGGACACACgctaaaggttttttttaatgccaccTTACACTGGCAATACCCCACCCAACAGGTCCGCCATTTCCGGATTCACTGGAAGCATCTCCGCGGCCCTGACCCTCGCAACCCTCCTGGTCCATTGACTCTGATTGGCCGATCCTACTCTAACCTGTACCGTGTGGTGGAACTGGAGGTGCCTGCTGCTCCGGGTCTCATAGAGCTGGTGGTGGAGCCTGTGAGCAGAGAGGGATTCAGAGTGCCTGAAGCACAGTGGGGCCGACGCACTGTCAGCTACAGCGCCAGTTCCCCGGAGAGCCCATCAACGTGA
- the engase gene encoding cytosolic endo-beta-N-acetylglucosaminidase isoform X1, which yields MESVSSKEKDNMTSRKRKREGTSAKTEENSSESCLSQPSDQSVHEVITYEPSKLPAIHYDPDTTEPISCSLKSLEELLSWKRNEASPFNVATVPLASRHPPLNSCPRRTLVSHDMMGGYLEDRYNSEVNGLIFKYVMSVSLVFFFMVLSFLLRFIQGAEVEMPYAFYHWEYIDIFNYFSHQMVTIPPAVWTNAAHKHGVLSIGTFITEWTDGAKTCEAFLADEESYRAAADKLVQISHCYSFDGWLINIENTLSETAVKNTGPFLRYLTDQMHERVPGSVVIWYDSVLKNGSLNWQNELNDDNRMFFDACDGIFTNYNWTEQSLEWMKSYSAAQGRFAEIYVGVDVFARGKVVGGKFETNKALELIRKHEFSTAIFAPGWVYECHEKEDFRQNQDKFWNLLSDFVYIHRPSSSLPFISSFCQGFGKSLYWRGQVEMKRSWFNLHAQEIQPLYLSQDLNNDGWLRSRGCSDDAWIGGSSLMLEGMVPSGLSEVCARIFSLHVPLAPKTFVSFVYKPPAGVKISLELKTIDGPLCTFDGTEEIASSSVFPEALAEDNQLVEQFARNCGRWTLDGWATRCFLLKMNGCSLREVCIRVSRDEGNENVSFRCRIGEIMLLDAESLQSPLQSVKGICVNDVVWHTGALKGDGHTLKVFFNATLHWQYPTQQVRHFRIHWKHLRGPDPRNPPGPLTLIGRSYSNLYRVVELEVPAAPGLIELVVEPVSREGFRVPEAQWGRRTVSYSASSPESPST from the exons ATGGAAAGTGTTTCTTCAAAAGAGAAAGATAACATGACATCCCGCAAACGAAAAAGGGAAGGGACGAGTGCTAAAACCGAGGAGAACAG CTCTGAGTCTTGCCTAAGTCAGCCGAGCGATCAAAGTGTTCATGAAGTCATAACTTACGAGCCATCTAAGTTGCCAG CAATCCACTATGATCCTGACACAACTGAGCCCATCAGCTGCAGTCTGAAATCTCTCGAGGAACTGTTGTCGTGGAAACGCAATGAAGCAAGTCCTTTTAATGTAGCCACTGTGCCTTTGGCTAGCAGGCATCCTCCACTGAACAGCTGCCCTAGACGGACATTGGTGTCCCATGACATGATGGGTGGCTACCTGGAGGACAGGTACAACTCAGAGGTTAACGGTTTGATTTTTAAGTATGTTATGTCagtttctttagttttttttttcatggtccTGTCTTTTCTGCTGAGGTTCATTCAAGGTGCAGAGGTGGAGATGCCATATGCTTTCTATCACTGGGAGTATATCGACATCTTCAACTACTTCAGTCATCAGATGGTAACCATACCTCCTGCGGTTTGGACAAACGCAGCACATAAGCATGGGGTGCTCTCTATAG GCACGTTCATCACGGAGTGGACAGATGGAGCAAAGACGTGCGAGGCCTTCCTTGCAGATGAGGAGAGTTACCGCGCTGCTGCTGATAAGCTGGTTCAGATTTCCCACTGCTATAGCTTCGACGGCTGGCTCATTAACATAGAAAATACGCTGAGT GAGACTGCGGTGAAGAACACTGGACCCTTTCTCCGCTACCTCACAGACCAGATGCACGAGCGCGTTCCAGGCAGTGTGGTGATCTGGTATGACAGCGTGCTGAAAAACGGCTCGCTCAACTGGCAGAACGAACTCAATGATGACAACAG AATGTTTTTTGATGCCTGTGATGGAATATTTACTAACTACAACTGGACAGAGCAGAGTCTGGAGTGGATGAAGTCCTACTCTGCCGCTCAGGGCCGCTTTGCTGAAATCTATGTTGGTGTTGATGTGTTTGCGAGAGGGAAGGTGGTCGGAGGGAAATTTGAGACCAATAAG gCTCTGGAGCTTATTCGGAAGCATGAATTTTCAACAGCAATATTTGCTCCTGGGTGGGTGTATGAGTGCCATGAAAAGGAAGATTTCCGCCAAAATCAGGACAA GTTTTGGAATTTGCTGTCTGATTTCGTTTATATCCACCGGCCCTCGTCCAGTCTTCCCTTCATCTCTTCATTCTGTCAGGGCTTTGGAAAGAGCCTGTACTGGCGTGGACAG GTGGAGATGAAGAGAAGCTGGTTTAATCTGCACGCTCAGGAGATCCAGCCTTTGTACCTTTCTCAGGACCTGAACAATGATGGCTGGCTGAGAAGTCGTGGCTGCTCGGACGACGCTTGGATCGGTGGCAGCTCTCTGATGCTGGAGGGCATGGTTCCATCTGGACTTTCTGAAGTCTGTGCAAG GATATTTTCTCTCCATGTTCCCTTGGCCCCCAAGACGTTTGTTTCTTTTGTCTACAAGCCACCAGCGGGGGTTAAGATATCCTTGGAGCTCAAAACGATAGATGGTCCCCTGTGCACATTCGATGGGACGGAGGAAATAGCAT CTAGCAGTGTGTTTCCAGAAGCGTTAGCAGAGGATAATCAGTTGGTTGAGCAGTTTGCGCGGAATTGTGGCCGTTGGACATTGGATGGCTGGGCTACCAG ATGTTTCCTGTTGAAAATGAATGGCTGCTCACTGCGAGAAGTTTGTATTCGTGTTTCCCGAGATGAAGGCAATGAAAATGTTTCCTTCAGGTGCAGGATTGGAGAGATTATG ctGTTAGATGCAGAGAGTCTCCAATCACCCCTGCAGTCAGTCAAAGGCATCTGTGTGAATGATGTGGTGTGGCACACAGGTGCTTTGAAGGGAGACGGACACACgctaaaggttttttttaatgccaccTTACACTGGCAATACCCCACCCAACAGGTCCGCCATTTCCGGATTCACTGGAAGCATCTCCGCGGCCCTGACCCTCGCAACCCTCCTGGTCCATTGACTCTGATTGGCCGATCCTACTCTAACCTGTACCGTGTGGTGGAACTGGAGGTGCCTGCTGCTCCGGGTCTCATAGAGCTGGTGGTGGAGCCTGTGAGCAGAGAGGGATTCAGAGTGCCTGAAGCACAGTGGGGCCGACGCACTGTCAGCTACAGCGCCAGTTCCCCGGAGAGCCCATCAACGTGA
- the engase gene encoding cytosolic endo-beta-N-acetylglucosaminidase isoform X4: MPYAFYHWEYIDIFNYFSHQMVTIPPAVWTNAAHKHGVLSIGTFITEWTDGAKTCEAFLADEESYRAAADKLVQISHCYSFDGWLINIENTLSETAVKNTGPFLRYLTDQMHERVPGSVVIWYDSVLKNGSLNWQNELNDDNRMFFDACDGIFTNYNWTEQSLEWMKSYSAAQGRFAEIYVGVDVFARGKVVGGKFETNKALELIRKHEFSTAIFAPGWVYECHEKEDFRQNQDKFWNLLSDFVYIHRPSSSLPFISSFCQGFGKSLYWRGQVEMKRSWFNLHAQEIQPLYLSQDLNNDGWLRSRGCSDDAWIGGSSLMLEGMVPSGLSEVCARIFSLHVPLAPKTFVSFVYKPPAGVKISLELKTIDGPLCTFDGTEEIASSSVFPEALAEDNQLVEQFARNCGRWTLDGWATRCFLLKMNGCSLREVCIRVSRDEGNENVSFRCRIGEIMLLDAESLQSPLQSVKGICVNDVVWHTGALKGDGHTLKVFFNATLHWQYPTQQVRHFRIHWKHLRGPDPRNPPGPLTLIGRSYSNLYRVVELEVPAAPGLIELVVEPVSREGFRVPEAQWGRRTVSYSASSPESPST, encoded by the exons ATGCCATATGCTTTCTATCACTGGGAGTATATCGACATCTTCAACTACTTCAGTCATCAGATGGTAACCATACCTCCTGCGGTTTGGACAAACGCAGCACATAAGCATGGGGTGCTCTCTATAG GCACGTTCATCACGGAGTGGACAGATGGAGCAAAGACGTGCGAGGCCTTCCTTGCAGATGAGGAGAGTTACCGCGCTGCTGCTGATAAGCTGGTTCAGATTTCCCACTGCTATAGCTTCGACGGCTGGCTCATTAACATAGAAAATACGCTGAGT GAGACTGCGGTGAAGAACACTGGACCCTTTCTCCGCTACCTCACAGACCAGATGCACGAGCGCGTTCCAGGCAGTGTGGTGATCTGGTATGACAGCGTGCTGAAAAACGGCTCGCTCAACTGGCAGAACGAACTCAATGATGACAACAG AATGTTTTTTGATGCCTGTGATGGAATATTTACTAACTACAACTGGACAGAGCAGAGTCTGGAGTGGATGAAGTCCTACTCTGCCGCTCAGGGCCGCTTTGCTGAAATCTATGTTGGTGTTGATGTGTTTGCGAGAGGGAAGGTGGTCGGAGGGAAATTTGAGACCAATAAG gCTCTGGAGCTTATTCGGAAGCATGAATTTTCAACAGCAATATTTGCTCCTGGGTGGGTGTATGAGTGCCATGAAAAGGAAGATTTCCGCCAAAATCAGGACAA GTTTTGGAATTTGCTGTCTGATTTCGTTTATATCCACCGGCCCTCGTCCAGTCTTCCCTTCATCTCTTCATTCTGTCAGGGCTTTGGAAAGAGCCTGTACTGGCGTGGACAG GTGGAGATGAAGAGAAGCTGGTTTAATCTGCACGCTCAGGAGATCCAGCCTTTGTACCTTTCTCAGGACCTGAACAATGATGGCTGGCTGAGAAGTCGTGGCTGCTCGGACGACGCTTGGATCGGTGGCAGCTCTCTGATGCTGGAGGGCATGGTTCCATCTGGACTTTCTGAAGTCTGTGCAAG GATATTTTCTCTCCATGTTCCCTTGGCCCCCAAGACGTTTGTTTCTTTTGTCTACAAGCCACCAGCGGGGGTTAAGATATCCTTGGAGCTCAAAACGATAGATGGTCCCCTGTGCACATTCGATGGGACGGAGGAAATAGCAT CTAGCAGTGTGTTTCCAGAAGCGTTAGCAGAGGATAATCAGTTGGTTGAGCAGTTTGCGCGGAATTGTGGCCGTTGGACATTGGATGGCTGGGCTACCAG ATGTTTCCTGTTGAAAATGAATGGCTGCTCACTGCGAGAAGTTTGTATTCGTGTTTCCCGAGATGAAGGCAATGAAAATGTTTCCTTCAGGTGCAGGATTGGAGAGATTATG ctGTTAGATGCAGAGAGTCTCCAATCACCCCTGCAGTCAGTCAAAGGCATCTGTGTGAATGATGTGGTGTGGCACACAGGTGCTTTGAAGGGAGACGGACACACgctaaaggttttttttaatgccaccTTACACTGGCAATACCCCACCCAACAGGTCCGCCATTTCCGGATTCACTGGAAGCATCTCCGCGGCCCTGACCCTCGCAACCCTCCTGGTCCATTGACTCTGATTGGCCGATCCTACTCTAACCTGTACCGTGTGGTGGAACTGGAGGTGCCTGCTGCTCCGGGTCTCATAGAGCTGGTGGTGGAGCCTGTGAGCAGAGAGGGATTCAGAGTGCCTGAAGCACAGTGGGGCCGACGCACTGTCAGCTACAGCGCCAGTTCCCCGGAGAGCCCATCAACGTGA
- the engase gene encoding cytosolic endo-beta-N-acetylglucosaminidase isoform X3, with product MMGGYLEDRYNSEVNGLIFKYVMSVSLVFFFMVLSFLLRFIQGAEVEMPYAFYHWEYIDIFNYFSHQMVTIPPAVWTNAAHKHGVLSIGTFITEWTDGAKTCEAFLADEESYRAAADKLVQISHCYSFDGWLINIENTLSETAVKNTGPFLRYLTDQMHERVPGSVVIWYDSVLKNGSLNWQNELNDDNRMFFDACDGIFTNYNWTEQSLEWMKSYSAAQGRFAEIYVGVDVFARGKVVGGKFETNKALELIRKHEFSTAIFAPGWVYECHEKEDFRQNQDKFWNLLSDFVYIHRPSSSLPFISSFCQGFGKSLYWRGQVEMKRSWFNLHAQEIQPLYLSQDLNNDGWLRSRGCSDDAWIGGSSLMLEGMVPSGLSEVCARIFSLHVPLAPKTFVSFVYKPPAGVKISLELKTIDGPLCTFDGTEEIASSSVFPEALAEDNQLVEQFARNCGRWTLDGWATRCFLLKMNGCSLREVCIRVSRDEGNENVSFRCRIGEIMLLDAESLQSPLQSVKGICVNDVVWHTGALKGDGHTLKVFFNATLHWQYPTQQVRHFRIHWKHLRGPDPRNPPGPLTLIGRSYSNLYRVVELEVPAAPGLIELVVEPVSREGFRVPEAQWGRRTVSYSASSPESPST from the exons ATGATGGGTGGCTACCTGGAGGACAGGTACAACTCAGAGGTTAACGGTTTGATTTTTAAGTATGTTATGTCagtttctttagttttttttttcatggtccTGTCTTTTCTGCTGAGGTTCATTCAAGGTGCAGAGGTGGAGATGCCATATGCTTTCTATCACTGGGAGTATATCGACATCTTCAACTACTTCAGTCATCAGATGGTAACCATACCTCCTGCGGTTTGGACAAACGCAGCACATAAGCATGGGGTGCTCTCTATAG GCACGTTCATCACGGAGTGGACAGATGGAGCAAAGACGTGCGAGGCCTTCCTTGCAGATGAGGAGAGTTACCGCGCTGCTGCTGATAAGCTGGTTCAGATTTCCCACTGCTATAGCTTCGACGGCTGGCTCATTAACATAGAAAATACGCTGAGT GAGACTGCGGTGAAGAACACTGGACCCTTTCTCCGCTACCTCACAGACCAGATGCACGAGCGCGTTCCAGGCAGTGTGGTGATCTGGTATGACAGCGTGCTGAAAAACGGCTCGCTCAACTGGCAGAACGAACTCAATGATGACAACAG AATGTTTTTTGATGCCTGTGATGGAATATTTACTAACTACAACTGGACAGAGCAGAGTCTGGAGTGGATGAAGTCCTACTCTGCCGCTCAGGGCCGCTTTGCTGAAATCTATGTTGGTGTTGATGTGTTTGCGAGAGGGAAGGTGGTCGGAGGGAAATTTGAGACCAATAAG gCTCTGGAGCTTATTCGGAAGCATGAATTTTCAACAGCAATATTTGCTCCTGGGTGGGTGTATGAGTGCCATGAAAAGGAAGATTTCCGCCAAAATCAGGACAA GTTTTGGAATTTGCTGTCTGATTTCGTTTATATCCACCGGCCCTCGTCCAGTCTTCCCTTCATCTCTTCATTCTGTCAGGGCTTTGGAAAGAGCCTGTACTGGCGTGGACAG GTGGAGATGAAGAGAAGCTGGTTTAATCTGCACGCTCAGGAGATCCAGCCTTTGTACCTTTCTCAGGACCTGAACAATGATGGCTGGCTGAGAAGTCGTGGCTGCTCGGACGACGCTTGGATCGGTGGCAGCTCTCTGATGCTGGAGGGCATGGTTCCATCTGGACTTTCTGAAGTCTGTGCAAG GATATTTTCTCTCCATGTTCCCTTGGCCCCCAAGACGTTTGTTTCTTTTGTCTACAAGCCACCAGCGGGGGTTAAGATATCCTTGGAGCTCAAAACGATAGATGGTCCCCTGTGCACATTCGATGGGACGGAGGAAATAGCAT CTAGCAGTGTGTTTCCAGAAGCGTTAGCAGAGGATAATCAGTTGGTTGAGCAGTTTGCGCGGAATTGTGGCCGTTGGACATTGGATGGCTGGGCTACCAG ATGTTTCCTGTTGAAAATGAATGGCTGCTCACTGCGAGAAGTTTGTATTCGTGTTTCCCGAGATGAAGGCAATGAAAATGTTTCCTTCAGGTGCAGGATTGGAGAGATTATG ctGTTAGATGCAGAGAGTCTCCAATCACCCCTGCAGTCAGTCAAAGGCATCTGTGTGAATGATGTGGTGTGGCACACAGGTGCTTTGAAGGGAGACGGACACACgctaaaggttttttttaatgccaccTTACACTGGCAATACCCCACCCAACAGGTCCGCCATTTCCGGATTCACTGGAAGCATCTCCGCGGCCCTGACCCTCGCAACCCTCCTGGTCCATTGACTCTGATTGGCCGATCCTACTCTAACCTGTACCGTGTGGTGGAACTGGAGGTGCCTGCTGCTCCGGGTCTCATAGAGCTGGTGGTGGAGCCTGTGAGCAGAGAGGGATTCAGAGTGCCTGAAGCACAGTGGGGCCGACGCACTGTCAGCTACAGCGCCAGTTCCCCGGAGAGCCCATCAACGTGA
- the slc16a3a gene encoding monocarboxylate transporter 4-like: MGGVALDDGSSGVKAPDGGWGWAVLFGCFVITGFSYAFPKAVSVFFKELIREFDVGYSDTAWISSILLAMLYGTGPLCSILVNRFGCRPVMLVGGLFASLGMVLASFATSIIHIYLCTGVITGLGMALNFQPSLIMLNRYFSEKRPLANGLAAAGSPVALCCLSPLGQVLQYKYGWRGGFLILGGILLNCCACGALMRPLYPPKKSEAAGIENTPEDGNEKAKPKPKLLDFSVFRDPGFVIYTVAASIMVLGLFVPPVFVVSYAKELGNEDTKSALLLTILGFIDIFARPTCGIIAGLQWVRPRCVYLFSFALIFNGTTDLVGSLAKDYASLVVFCIFFGISYGMVGALQFEVLMAVVGTEKFSSAIGLVLLLEAIAVLVGPPSAGRLLDSTKKYMFVFLLAGIEVVMSALVLAICNLLFIKKKPEAPETAEAKNHSSTPPTEEPHKANGNSEKRVKNVTKDPKEVETFLKDNDEQN; this comes from the exons ATGGGAGGAGTGGCACTGGATGATGGCAGTAGTGGAGTGAAGGCCCCTGATGGTGGCTGGGGTTGGGCTGTGCTCTTTGGTTGCTTCGTCATCACAGGTTTCTCCTATGCCTTTCCCAAGGCTGTCAGTGTTTTCTTCAAGGAGCTGATTAGAGAGTTTGATGTGGGCTACAGTGACACAGCCTGGATCTCCTCCATCCTATTGGCTATGCTTTATGGCACTG GGCCTTTATGCAGCATTTTAGTGAATCGTTTTGGATGCCGTCCAGTGATGTTAGTGGGCGGCCTCTTTGCATCGTTGGGAATGGTCTTGGCATCATTTGCCACAAGCATCATCCACATTTACTTGTGTACAGGAGTCATTACAG GTCTTGGAATGGCTCTGAACTTCCAGCCTTCACTCATTATGTTGAATCGATACTTCAGTGAGAAGCGGCCGCTGGCTAACGGCCTGGCAGCAGCTGGGAGTCCCGTGGCTCTGTGCTGTCTGTCTCCTCTGGGGCAGGTCCTTCAGTATAAATATGGCTGGAGAGGGGGCTTCCTCATCTTGGGAGGGATTCTTCTGAACTGCTGTGCCTGTGGGGCTTTAATGAGGCCTTTGTACCCGCCAAAGAAGTCGGAGGCCGCTGGGATTGAAAACACACCAGAGGACGGTAACGAGAAAGCCAAGCCCAAGCCTAAGCTGCTGGACTTCAGTGTTTTCAGAGACCCGGGCTTTGTCATTTACACAGTCGCTGCCTCCATAATGGTGCTCGGTTTGTTTGTTCCTCCGGTGTTTGTGGTGAGCTATGCTAAAGAGTTGGGAAACGAAGACACAAAATCCGCCCTCCTGCTTACCATTCTGGGTTTCATTGACATTTTCGCACGGCCCACGTGTGGCATTATCGCTGGACTCCAGTGGGTTCGCCCTCGATGCGTCTACCTCTTCAGTTTCGCTCTCATATTCAATGGCACCACAGACCTGGTGGGCTCCCTGGCTAAAGACTACGCCTCTCTGGTGGTGTTCTGCATCTTCTTTGGCATCTCGTACGGCATGGTGGGAGCCCTGCAGTTCGAGGTTCTCATGGCTGTTGTGGGTACAGAGAAGTTCTCGAGTGCCATTGGTTTAGTTCTCCTGCTTGAAGCCATTGCTGTGCTAGTTGGGCCTCCATCTGCTG GGCGCCTTTTGGACTCCACTAAGAAGtacatgtttgttttcctgCTGGCTGGGATTGAGGTTGTGATGTCAGCTTTAGTGCTGGCCATATGCAACTTACTGTTCATAAAGAAGAAGCCTGAGGCACCAGAGACTGCAGAGGCAAAGAATCACTCCAGTACGCCACCTACAGAGGAGCCTCATAAGGCCAATGGAAACTCAGAAAAGAGAGTCAAGAATGTTACGAAGGATCCAAAGGAAGTGGAAACGTTTCTGAAAGATAATGATGAGCAGAATTAA